The following nucleotide sequence is from Gordonia jinghuaiqii.
GCCAGCATCTCGGCGACCCCGCCCAGCCGGGGCCGGTTGAACCCGTCGAGTCCCTTCGTCGAGTACGCCTCGTCCATGTCGGGAAGTGTGAATCCCTCGGCCACCACCACCATCGGCGCGCGGCCACGCGCCTTGACGCTGGTCACCCACGCACAGATCTGATCGAGGCTCTCCGGGTTCTCCGGGATCAGGATCACGTGGGCGCCACCGGCGATCCCCGAGTGCAGGGCGATCCACCCGGCGTGGCGTCCCATCACCTCGAGCACCATGCAGCGCTTGTGTGAGTTGCCGGTGGTGCGCAACCGGTCGATGGCCTCGGTCGCGATCTCCACCGCGGTGTTGAACCCGAAGGTGTAATCGGTGGCGTCGATGTCGTTGTCGATGGTCTTCGGGACACCGACGATGTTGATGCCGTCGTCGAACAGTCGCTTGGACGCCGCTGCCGTGCCCTCGCCGCCGATCGCGATCACACCGTCGATCTCGAGGTTCTTGAGGACCTTCTTGATGTTGTCCGGGCCGCCGTCCGGTTCGGAGTACGGGCCGAAGCGACTGGTCCCCAGGATGGTGCCGCCCTGGTTGGACAGGCCACGCACCGTCGAACGGTTCAGTTCGACGATGTCGCCGTAGACCAGTCCGGCCCAGCCGTCCTTGAACCCGACGTACTCGTGGCCGTAGACCGTTTCGCCCTTGAGCACCGCCCCACGGATGACTGCGTTGAGCCCGGGGCAGTCACCGCCGGAGGTGAGAATGCCGAACCTCTTGGCCATGTGGTTGAGACCTTCCCTGTCGAGACGTTCCGCAGAAACCGCGCGCACGAACACGTCCAATCTAGTGCCCGGGTTCCCCGCCCGCTGGTCGCGAAATCACTTGATGCCGTTCTCGTAGGCGAACACCACTGCCTGTGCGCGATCTCGGAGGCGCAACTTGCCCAAGAGACTGCTCACATGGGTCTTCACCGTCTGCTCGGTGACGTACAGGTCGGCGCCGATCTCGGCGTTGGACTTGCCGTCGGCCACCAGGTCGAGCACCTCGCGTTCGCGCGGGGTGAGCGTGGCGAGTGTGCCGTCGCGCGACGGCCGTCGGCGTTTCGCGGTGACCTCGGCGATCAGGCGGCGCGTGATCGACGGTGCCAGCAGAGCCTCGCCCGCGGCGACCACCCGCACCGCGCGGACGAGTTCGTCGGCGGGCGCATCCTTGAGCAGAAAACCCGACGCACCGATCCGCAGCGCCTCGTAGACATAGTCGTCGATGTCGAAAGTGGTGAGCATCAACACCCGGGTGGGCGGTTCGCTGTGCGCCGCGAGGATCTGCTCTGCGGCCCACAGGCCGTCCTTGCGCGGCATCCGCACATCGAGGAGGACCACGTCCGGCCGGACACGGCGACACACCTCGACGGCCTCGACCCCGTCGGCCGCATCCCCCAGGACCGAGAGATCGGGTTGCGCGGCGAGCAGGGCCGAAAATCCTTGACGCACCATGGCCTGATCGTCGGCGATGACTACGGTGATCGGCACCCCCGCTACGCTACCGCTCCGCACGCGGCGGCTCGACCGGACCCGTCACATGTGTCAGCGACGCGCCGTCGACGACCCCACCGCCTCTGCGCGGCACCGCCGGAATCCGCGCGCGCACAGCGAATCCCCCGGCCGGGGTCGGGGTCGCCGAAAGTGAGCCGCCCACGGCCTTCGCCCGGTCGATCATGCCGGAGATGCCCACGCCGCTGCCGCCGATCCGGAGGGGTTCGCCGGTCGCGGCCGAGTTGACCACGGCCACTTCGACGAGATCGTCCGGTCCGCCGGTCACGGCCACCTCGACCCGCCCGCCCGGCGCGTGGCGGGTGGCGTTGGCGAGGGACTCCTGCACGATCCGATAGATCACCAGGGCAGCGGACTCCCCCACCGCTGTGGCGTCGACGTCGAGGGTCAACGCGACGTCCGCGCCGGCCCGCCGGGTCTCGGCGACCAGGGAATCCAGTTCTGCCAGTCCGGGGTTCGGCATCGCGTCGGTGTCGACACCCTCGACCCGGAGCACGCCGAGCAGCTGGCGGACCTCGTCGAGGGAGATGCGGGCGGCGTCGGCGATGGCATCGAATTCGGCTGCCGCCGAGGGGCTCACGTCGGGCAGGCGATAGCGCGCGGTCTGCGACATCACCACCACCATCGACATCCGGTGCGCCACCACGTCATGCAGGTCCCGCGCGATGCGCGTGCGCTCCTGGAGGACGGCGGACTCGGCCTCGGCCGCCTCGGTCTGTCTGGTCCGCGCCGCCAGCTGGCGCCGGGAGGCCATCAGTCCGCGCAGCAGCGCCACGACCACGGCGAGCACCGAGATGCCCACGATCCAGCCGACCCGGGCGGTGGGCTGCACCGCGTAGGCCACCACCAGCCCGGTCGACACCCAGACCACCGGCACCCAGCGCAGCGGGCACCGCAGGAACGCCATGAACGTGAGGACGAGCACCTCGATGAAGTGGGTGACCTGGATCGCCAGGTCCCACGAATCGTGCGCCGGCACGAGGATGCCGATCAGTTGCGCCGACACCACCGAGACCGTCCAGGCGGCCAGCGGCGCCGACCACGCGAATGCTATCGGCAGCGCGGCGAACGCGGCGATGACGGGCAGGGCGAACGCCGGCACCGAGTGGGTGAGCATCAGCGTGGGCCACGAGATCGAGTACATGACCACGGCCACGAACAGGAAGAACCAGTTGATGCGCGAGGCGAAGTAGGAGCGCACCGCGGGGTCCTGGGCCACCGGCGCCGTCGATGCCCACTGCACGAGGTCGGTGCCCGCCGCGCGCAGATGCCTGCGATATCCGAACATGTCCCTCACCCTATGTTGGTGGGCCTCCGACGGTCCTCATACTTTCGGGGGAGACCGCCTCGTGCGCAGGTGGCGCCTCGAGATGCGGCGAACCGGCCATCGGCGCAGGCCCCACACCTCCGACCGAACGATGTGGGTTCGCGGTCTGCCACCATAGCGTCGACGACCATGACCGAACCCTCGACACATCGGGAATGCCCACCGGACAATGCCTTTCGACGTTCCCGCCCCGGCGCGGCGGAACGACCGCGCCGCCGCGCATACTGGTGGACGGCCGCGCTGTCGTTGTCGATCCTCTGTGCCGCCCAGTCATTCTCGACGGCCCACGCGGTCGCCGGACCGGTCCCCGACACCACGCCTATCGCGGCCGCGCGCGACTCCGGCAATCGTTATGCGGCCACGGTCGTCGCGCTCCTCGGACCAGAACCCGCTTCCGCATTGGAGCTGTTGCCCGAGACCTTCGCGGCCACGCTGGGCTACATCCCCACGCTCATCGACGGATACCCGGCCGATCCCGAAGGGAGCTGTTCGTCACCGGTCCCGCTCCCGGCGACCTTCACACCGCTGTGTCGGACACACGATTTCGGTTACGACCTGCTGCGGGCGGCCCGGTCCGACGGCGCCCCGCTGGGCGCCTGGGCACGATTCTCCCTGGACCGCATGCTCGTCGACCGGATGTACGGGTCATGCGGTTCGCCGGCGTGCACCGCTGCCGCGCACGGTGCGCGGATCGGCCTGGCCTGGAACACCTGGCGCCAGTACGGCGGACCCCCGGCGCGCGACGAGTCGGTCCCGGCGCTGGTCGGCACCACCATCGAGCGAGCATTCGTCGCGCGGGACGAGGAGAGTGCGTCGTGACTGCGGAAGACAGAAGACCGTTGGTTGTCAACGCTTTTCGTCGATGGCCGCACCCGGCGATCAGTGTCGCGGTGGTACTCGCCCACGCCGTGGCCCTGTACCCCGGGACCCTTCCGCGGGACGCGACCACGACGGCCGGCCTGACCGCGGCGCTCGCCGCGCTCGGTGCGATCCTCGGCATGGTGTGGGCGGGTCGCTCCGCAGGCGACCCGGACGTCCGGGCGCGGCGCGTCGTCTTCGGCTGCGCCGTGGTGGTTCTGGTGGCCACCGTCGGTGTCGCCGCCTGGTGGCAGAACATGATCCGGGGTGCGGTCGGTGCCGCACCGGTCGGACTCGGGTGGTGCGCGGCGGTCACGCTCGTCCCGGCCGCACTCGTCGTGGCGGTCGTGGCCGTGCCACGCGCCACAGCCGTCGTCGCGGCGTCGGCGATGGCGCTGACCGCGGGGTTCCTCGCCCCCGCCGGCGCCGAGGGGAAGAATCCCCCGACCTCCCCCGTAGCCGCCTCGGCCGACGACTCCCGCGTGCTACGCGGCGAGCTCAACCCCGGCGACTTCGACGGCGCCGCAACCGCTTTGGTGGACAAGTGGTTTCGCCATGGAGGCGCGTCGGCACGGGCCGTGGTCGTGGCGGTCCCGACCGGCTCGGGCTGGGTCGACCGGACAGCCGTGGACGGCTTCGTCCGCAGGTTCGACGGCGACGTGCGGATCGTGACGCTCCCCTACGCCGACGTCCCCTCGTGGCGGGCCTTCGTGGCCGAACGGTCCCTGGCCGCCGATTCGGCGATCGCGGTGGTGCGCCGCCTGGTGGGCGCGCTCGACGATCGCGAACCCGCCGCGGGACCGCGAGTGGTGCTCTACGGGCAGAGCCTCGGGGCGGTGGGTGCCGACGCCGCCCGCATCTGGCTGGAGGACCATCGCCCGTCGCGGCTCGACTCGACGGTGTTGACCGCGCCGCCCGCGGGCACGGTGGCCCCGACGTCGGATTCGGCGCGGACCGTCGTGGTCAACCACAGCGACCCGGTCCCGCGCTGGTCGACGGCCACGCTGTGGCGCCCGCCGCCGACCGCCGAGGACACCCGCCTACGCGGGCCGCGGGTACCGGTGGTGCCCTGGATACCGGTGGTCAGCTTCCTGCAGGCCAGCGTCGACCTGCTCGACGCGCTCGACGGATCGGCAGGTGTCGGCCACCGGTACGGCACCGACCAGGCACAGCTGCCGATGGTCCGTTCCGCGGACCTGGGTTGTCAGACGATGTCGCCGCGGGCGGCCTCATACGACGCGCCGACCCGGTAGAGCCGGTCGTCGGCCAATGCGGGAGCCATGATCTGCAGACCCACCGGCATCCCGTCGTCCTTGGACAGACCCGACGGCACCGACATCGAGCCGATCCCGGCCAGGTTCACCGGCAGGGTGCACAGGTCGAACAGGTACATGGCCAGCGGGTCGTCGACCTTTTCCCCGAGCGGGAAGGCGGTGGTCGGTGTGGTCGGCGAGATCAGGACGTCGACACTCTCGAAGGCGGTGGTGAAGTCGCGCGAGATCAGCGTGCGCACCTTCTGGGCCTGTCCGTAGTAGGCGTCGTAATACCCCGACGACAGCGCGTAGGTGCCGATCATGATGCGGCGCTTGACCTCTGGACCGAAACCGGCTTCCCGGCTGAGTGCCATGACCTCGTCGGCCGAATGTGAACCGTCGTCGCCGACGCGCAGGCCGTATCGCATGGCGTCGAAGCGGGCGAGGTTCGACGACACCTCCGACGGGAGGATCAGGTAGTACGCGCCGAGAGCGTAGGTGAAATGCGGGCAGCTGACCTCGACGACCTCGGCGCCGCGTTCGGTGAGGAGCTTGACGGCCTCGTGGAAGGAGTCGAGCACGCCGGACTGGTAGCCCTCGCCCTGCAGTTCCTTCACCACACCGATCCGCACGCCCTCGAGGTCCTGCTCGGCGCCTGCACGGGCGGCCGCGACGACGTCGGGCACCGGCACGTCGATGGAGGTGGAGTCACGCGGATCGTGTCCGGCGATCACCTCGTGGAGCATGGCGGTGTCGAGGACGGTGCGCCCGCACGGGCCGCCCTGGTCGAGCGAGGAGGCACACGCGACGAGACCGTAGCGCGAGACCGTGCCGTAGGTGGGCTTGACGCCGACGGTCGCGGTGACCGCGGCCGGCTGCCGGATCGAACCGCCGGTGTCGGTGCCGATCGCGAGCGGCGCCTGGTACGACGCGAGGGCCGCGGCACTACCACCGCCGGAACCGCCGGGGATCTTGCTGGGGTCCCACGGGTTTCGGGTGATCTTGTAGGCGGAGTTCTCCGTCGAGCTGCCCATCGCGAACTCGTCCATGTTCGTCTTGCCCAGGATGGGGATGCCGGCGGAGCGAAGACGTTCGGTGACCGCGGCGTCGTAGGGCGGTACCCAGCCTTCGAGGATCCTGGAGCCGCAGGTGGTGGGGGCGTCGGTGGTGGTGAAGACGTCCTTGAGCGCGATGGGCACACCGGCGAGCGACGACACGGCGTCACCCGCGGCGATCGCGTCGTCGGCCGCCTTGGCCGCGACGAGGGCCTCGGCGCCGCTGATGTGCAGGAACGCACCGAGCTCACCGTCGACCTCGGCGATGCGGTCGAGGTGGGCCTGCGTGACCTCCACCGAACTGACCTCGCGGGTCGCGATCTTCGTGGCGAGTTCGGCGGCGGACAGACCGGTCAGGTCACCGGCGGGACGAGGAGCTGCGGCACTCGACTCGGCACTCACTGTTCTTCTCCCAGGATCTGCGGGACGGCGAAACGGTCCTGTTCGACGGCCGGCGCGCCGGAGAGCGCCTCAGCGGTGCTCAGGCCGGGCACCACGACGTCGGGGCGCAACACGTTGGCGAGCTGCGCGGGGTGCGCGGTGCCCGGGACGTCGTCGGCGGCCACCTCCGACACCGACGCGACGTGCGTCAGGATCGAGTCCAGCTGCTCGGCGTAGACATCGAGTTCGTCCTCGCTCAGCGCCAGTCGCGACAGTCGCGCCAGGTGCGCGACCTCGTCACGCGATATGGACTTCGGTTCGCCAGCCACCGTCAGCGTCCTTCCTTCCAACACTTGCTCCGTCAGTCGCACCGCGCGTCGCCGAGGCGTCGCAAGGTGCGTGTCCAGCCTATGGGAACCCGCCGAGTCCGCTCACCCCAGCCACCGCTTGCACTCCCCGCGCACCCTCCACCCATCCCCCGGCGGTGCGCGCGCGGAGAGTGCGGGTGCGAGAATGGCGCAGTGTCTTACCTGTTGCGGGTCTACCTCGAAGACCGGCCGGGCAGTCTCGGCGTGCTCGCCGTGCAGCTCGGCTCTGTCGGCGCAGACATCCTTTCCCTCGAGGTCGTCGAACGCGGCAACGGCTATGCGGTCGACGATCTCGTCGTCGAGGTCGCGCCCGGCTCGTTGCCCGACAGCCTGATCACCGCCGCCGAGAAGGTGAACGGCGTCCGTGTGGATTCCATCCGGCCGTACTCGGGTGTGCTCGACACCCATCGCGAGCTCGAACTCGTCGATCAGGTCGCGACCGCGGGACGTGACCGGCTGCAGGTCCTCGTCGACAACGCGCCCCGGGTCCTGCGCGTCTCCTGGGCGATGGTCATCACCCGTGCCAGCGGCGGTGTGCTGCAGCTCTTCGGCTCCTCGGGCGCGCCCGAGACACCGCTGACGCGCGCAGACTGGTTGCCGCTCGAACACGCGGTGGAGCTCGACGCCGAGGGCGACTGGGTTCCCGGCGCGTGGCAGGACATGGACACCCGCCTCGCGGCCGCTCCGCTGGGGAGTGACGCGAAGGCAATCCTGCTCGGCCGGATCGGAGGCCCGGATTTCCGGCCGTCCGAGGTCGCCCGACTGGGTTATCTGGCGGGAATCGTCAGCACGGTGTTGCGCGCCGAGAGTTGACGGCGATGATGGAGCAATGACCTCCATCACGCTCGTGCAGGGAGACATCACCACGCAGTCGGTCGACGCGGTCGTCAACGCCGCCAATTCGACACTCCTCGGCGGCGGCGGGGTCGACGGCGCCATCCACCGTCGCGGCGGACCGGCGATCCTCGCCGAGTGCAAGGAGTTGCGGGCGGGACCCTACAAGCGCGGGCTCCCCGTCGGCGAGGCCGTCGCCACCACCGCCGGGGACCTACCCGCGCGGTGGGTCATCCACACCGTCGGCCCGGTGTACTCCCGCGACGAGGACCGCTCAGATCTCCTGATCTCCTGCTATCGCGAGTCTCTCCGTGTCGCAACGGAATTGGGTGCATCGACGATCGCGTTCCCGGCCATCTCCACCGGGGTGTACGGCTGGCCGATGGACGACGGCGCACGCAAGGCCGTCGACACGGTGCGCTCGGAGGTTGCGGACACCACGATCACCGAGGTTCGCTTCGTCCTGTTCGACCAGCGGGCCTACCGCGCCTTCGACGCTGCGCTCGGCTGAGACTCAGTCCGCGCTGCCGGTCTCCAGCAGCCGCTTGAACGCATCTTCGTCGAGAACGGGCACACCGAGCTGCTCGGCCTTGTCGGCCTTGCTGCCCGGCGACTCCCCCACCACCACGTAGTCGGTCTTCTTCGACACCGAACCCGAGGCCTTGCCACCGCGCTGCAGGATCGCCTCCTTGGCGCCGTCCCGGGAGAAGTCCACCAGCGAGCCGGTCACCACGACGGTCTTGCCCTCGAGCGTGCGCTCGATCGACTCATCCCGTTCATCCTCCATGGAAACGCCTGCGGCACGCCACTTCTCGACGATGTCGCGATGCCAGTCGACGGCGAACCAGTCGTGGATCGACTGTGCGAGGGTCATTCCCAGCCCTTCGACGCCGGCCAGCTGCTCCACGTCGGCGGCCTCGATCGCCGCCAGCGAACCGAATTCGGTGGCCAGCGCGCGTGCCGCGGTCGGGCCGACATGGCGGATCGACAAACCCACCAGCACCCGCCACAGGGGGACGTCCTTGGCCTTGTCGAGGTTGGCCAGCAGCCGTTTGCCGTTCGCCGACAGCGCACCGTCCTTGGTGGTGAACAGTTCGGTGCGGGCGAGGTCGTCGGCGGTCAGCGAGAACAGATCGCCCTCGTTGGCGAGCACCTTCGCCGAGAGCAGCTCGGTAGCGGCCTCGTAGCCGAGGGCCTCGATGTCGAAGGAACCGCGCCCGGCCAGGTGGTACAGCCGCTCCCGCAACTGCGCCGGGCATCCCTCCTGGTTGGGGCACCGGACGTCGACGTCGGACTCCTTCTCCGGACGCAGCTCAGTGCCGCACTCCGGACACCGCTGCGGCATCTCGAAGGCCACCTCGGTGCCGTCCCGCAGGTCGACGACGGGTCCGAGGACCTCGGGGATCACGTCGCCCGCCTTGCGGATCGTGACGGTGTCACCGATCAGCACGCCCTTGCGTATGACCTCCGAACCGTTGTGCAGAGTTGCGCGGGAGACCGTCGACCCGGCGACGAGGACCGGTGCGAGCACGGCGAACGGGGTGACGCGGCCGGTGCGTCCGACGCCCACCTGGATGTCGAGCAGCGTGGTCGTCGCCTCTTCCGGCGGGTACTTGTATGCGATCGCCCACCGCGGCGCACGGGAGGTTGACCCGAGCCGGCGCTGCACACCGAAGTCGTCGACCTTCACCACGATGCCGTCGATCTCGTGCTCGACGTCGTGGCGGTGTTCGCCCCAGTAGGTGATCTTGTCGATGATCTCCCCGACGCCCGAGACCTTGGTGGTGTGCGTCGACACCGGCAGACCCCATGCACCGAGCGCGAGGTAGGCGTCGTGCAGTGACCCCGGCCGCCACCCCTCGGTGTGACCGATACCGTGACAGATCATCCGCAGTTTCCGACGCGCGGTGACCTGCGGGTTCTTCTGCCGCAGCGACCCCGCGGCCGAGTTGCGGGGGTTGGCGAACGGGGCCTTGCCGTCGGCGACCAGCGAGGCGTTGAGTGCCTCGAAATCCTTCACGCGGAAGAACACCTCACCGCGGACCTCGAGGACGTCGGGGATCGGATAGTCCTCCGACGCGGTGAGGCGCGAGGGGATGTCGGCGATGGTGCGCGCGTTGAGGGAGACGTCCTCGCCGGTGCGGCCATCGCCGCGGGTGACACCGCGCTCGAGGACACCGTTGCGGTAGACCAGGGCGAGGGCCACACCGTCGATCTTCAGTTCGCAGAGGAAGTCGGGTTGCGCTCCGGCGTCGGCGTTGACGCGGTCCACCCAGGCCCGCATCTCCTCGTAGTCGAAGACGTTGTCCAGCGACATCATCCGCTCGAGATGGTCGACCGGGGAGAACGCGGTGGAGAAGCCGCCGCCGACGAGCTTGGTCGGTGAGTCGGGTGTGGCCAGTTCGGGGTGGGCGTCCTCGAGGCCCTGCAGGCGTCGCAGGAGCTCGTCGAACTCGCCGTCGGTGATGACCGGCGCATCCTTCACGTAGTAGCGGAACTGATGCTCGCGGATCTCCTCGGCGAGCGCCGTCCACTCCTCGCGCAGGTCTCCCTCGGGTCCCGATTGCTCGGTCGCCGGCCGCCCCGACTCCGTCTTTTCTGCCACGGTCCGAGGGTATCGGAGTGCTCGGACAGCGAGTCCGGAGCTCACCGAGCAACCCGCCGCTCGCACTGACGAGCCCGGAGCTTGCGGACAAACCCCATCGGCGCCGCGGAATGAACTCGCGCGACGTCTTTGGCGGATGCGGAGAGCGCGACTCGGAGGGTGGATGCGGGACAGCAGGCCGGCACCGGCGAAAATCTCGTCCATCTCAGCGCCTTCCAAGGGCAATACGCCCTTCGTTGGTGCTCACCTGGATGAACTTTCGGCGGCTCACCGGGCACAGCTGTCACACGCAGCGAGCCGCGCTGCGCCCTTATCAGCGCCCGGTCGAGTCGAGCTTCGCCAGCGACCGCTTCGGCGCGACCTGCCGGTAGCTGGCGTCGAGGAGTTCGGCGACCTCGTCCCACGCGGTGTCGTCGTCCAGGATCAGCCCCAGCCAGCCGTAGGGACCGTAGTAGGCGGGTACGTAGAACCGCGGGTCCTCTTCGAGCGCGGGTTTCTCCGACTCGTCCGGGATGAACAGGATCGACTGGTCGTGGCGGACCTTGCCGCCCTTGAGGCCGCCGCCGTAGTTGGCGAACATCTTGCCGCACCGGAACGTCGGGCGGCCGTGTGCGACGACCTCGGTGGCGTCGGGAAGCGCGAGAGCGATCTGTCGAACACGGCCCAGGATCGGGTCGGCGTCGTCGAACATGATCGGATGCGGCACCCTCGCAGGATAGTTCCGGCGGGGGCGGTTCCGCAGAAGTTCTACGGCGTCGGCTCTACGGCGTCACAGCGCCGTGGGGTCGGTGGCGAGCAGCTGACCTGCTTCGGCGGACACCGCGAGAGCCTTCTTGGCCCAGCTCTCCGACGCCCCGGCCAGTCCGCAGGTCGGTGTCACGACGACGTTCTCCGACAACACCTTCCGGTTCAACCCGATGCGATCGGTGATCGCCGCGAGGCCGGTGGCGACGGTCTCGGCGTTGATCGGCCGATCAGAGGCAATGGACGGTACGCAGCCGGCCACCAGCACATCGCCGCGGTCGATGAGCATGCCGATGCCGTCGAGGTCGGCGTCGGTGGGCCTGCTGACGTCGACCGAGTAGGCGACTCCGCGTAGGTGTTCGAGCAGATCCCAGCGCGGGCCGCCGCAGTCGTGCAGCACCACCGGGACCTCGACGTGCTCGACCAGCTCCGTCAGCGCCCGGGCGACGTCGATCACCGGGACGGCACGGATCGGGTCGAACCGCGTCAGCGGCTTGACGGTGCCGTCGATGACCTGCCCGATCATCGGCTCGTCGAGCTGTACGACGACCCGCGCACCGAGCCTGCGGACGACCTCGCCGACGTGCTCGCGCAGGCCCTCCGCGGTCGAGGCGACGATGTCCCGCACGGCCCCTTGGTCCTTGAGCACACGGTGCCCGTTGGCCAGCTCCACCGATGCGGCGGTGGTGAACGGACCGGCCACCTGCACCTTGAACGGCCGCCCGGTACCGACGAATCCTGCTGTCTCCCAGAGCTCTTCGACGACGTCGAGGTCCTCGGCGAGCAGGTCGGCCGCACGCCGGGTCAGACGCGAATGTCGCTGCGCGAGACGGTAACCCCAGGTCGCGGTGTCCATCGGGAGGTCGACGAGGATGGCGGCCATGCGGCCGATCAGGTCGGCGCCGATCCCGCGGTCGGGCAGCTCGA
It contains:
- a CDS encoding vitamin-B12 independent methionine synthase — protein: MTALDLPAGIGTGVGSMPGTDPRAAATVVNGELDFAHLVELPDRGIGADLIGRMAAILVDLPMDTATWGYRLAQRHSRLTRRAADLLAEDLDVVEELWETAGFVGTGRPFKVQVAGPFTTAASVELANGHRVLKDQGAVRDIVASTAEGLREHVGEVVRRLGARVVVQLDEPMIGQVIDGTVKPLTRFDPIRAVPVIDVARALTELVEHVEVPVVLHDCGGPRWDLLEHLRGVAYSVDVSRPTDADLDGIGMLIDRGDVLVAGCVPSIASDRPINAETVATGLAAITDRIGLNRKVLSENVVVTPTCGLAGASESWAKKALAVSAEAGQLLATDPTAL